A genomic stretch from Chelmon rostratus isolate fCheRos1 chromosome 14, fCheRos1.pri, whole genome shotgun sequence includes:
- the LOC121617790 gene encoding spermatogenesis-associated protein 22, whose translation MKRQENQPARPTAGCLSVPLFNQKKRARVPLTAAPSENEFFSHNDYIASTSLATAHSASGPYGCYQASGPSSGASQSHLWNRQDFPPPTPPQQCGSNRPAPGPGPAMRNYAPISHPYKAGGISSKMGQASKPVRQQESSPSVNSSQSQYQALRISEGAQSKPTPHTGLSQMDQQSFYRPANPTHQYFQQSGPLPAPVPAPSRPSAHAVCPQNNSWKFTKSFEKPPFERNRSTNQPQTARQTQTQATFPMKPGVENSLRILTAVIDGMRHWSQFKDKVPYLFEIFATLDSAVTLGHYRAKNFLMRDGKEVVQCVFYENEQELPRLIRGQVHRCVGNYDRSRDVLMCVSVRPGLPSELRNAQEAVKACDAEMRALVKSFSEV comes from the exons ATGAAGAGACAGGAAAACCAACCAGCCAGACCAACTGCAG GCTGCCTGTCTGTGCCGCTCTTTAACCAGAAGAAAAGAGCCAGAGTTCCTTTGACAGCTGCTCCATCTGAGAATGAATTCTTCTCCCACAATGATTACATAGCAAGCACCAGCTTAGCTACAGCTCACAGCGCATCAG GTCCCTATGGATGTTACCAGGCCTCAGGTCCATCCTCTGGTGCCTCACAAAGCCACCTGTGGAACAGACAGGACTTCCCACCACCTACTCCACCCCAGCAATGTGGCAGCAACAGACCTGCTCCAGGTCCAGGCCCTGCAATGAGAAACTATGCACCCATATCACATCCATACAAGGCTGGAGGCATAAG ctctaAGATGGGACAGGCCAGTAAACCAGTGAGACAACAGGAATCCAGCCCCAGTGTTAACTCTAGCCAGAGTCAATATCAAGCCCTCCGCATCAGTGAGGGTGCACAAAGCAAGCCAACACCCCATACTGGGTTGTCTCAGATGGATCAGCAGTCATTTTACAGACCGGCCAATCCCACACATCAGTATTTCCAGCAGTCCGGACCTCTACCTGCTCCTGTCCCAGCACCCAGCAGGCCCTCTGCTCATGCAGTGTGCCCACAAAACAACTCTTGGAAGTTTACCAAAAGCTTTGAGAAACCCCCCTTTGAGAGAAACAGGAGCACAAATCAACCTCAGACTGCGCGACAAACTCAAACTCAG GCAACATTTCCAATGAAACCAGGTGTTGAGAACTCACTGAGGATCCTGACTGCAGTTATTGATGGCATGAGACACTGGAGCCAGTTTAAAGACAAAGTCCCATACTTATTTGAGATATTTG CTACTCTAGACTCTGCAGTCACACTAGGTCACTACAGAGCCAAAAACTTCCTCATGAGAGACGGGAAGGAGGTTGTGCAGTGTGTCTTCTATGAAAAT GAGCAGGAACTGCCCCGTCTCATCCGTGGCCAAGTTCATCGCTGTGTGGGAAACTATGACCGCAGTAGAGATGTCCTGATGTGTGTGTCCGTCAGACCCGGCCTGCCCTCAGAGCTGAGGAATGCACAGGAGGCTGTCAAAGCCTGCGATGCAGAAATGAGGGCGCTGGTCAAATCATTCAGTGAAGTCTGA